The genomic DNA GGCAGACGAGCATGAAGCCGAGGTCGGCCTTCGGGGTGACGATGCTGAGCGTGAGCAGCTGCGTATCCGCCTCGGCGCGAATGTCTTTCACGAGATCGGCGAGCTGCGTCTTGGCCTCCAGACGCTCCTGCGGGGAGTAGAGATCCCACTGGGAATGCTCGATGCGAAGGAAGAGGTGGAGGACGTGGCGCCCTTCGGTGGGTAAAATGGAATCCATGGACGGGGAGAAATTCCCGCTTCGCCGCGGAAAAAACAATTGCAATCCCCGTTCAGATTTCTACTTTCGCCTCTCAAGGGGAAACCAATGGCAGACGTAGCAAATAAATATCCGGAAAACGTAGCTGGGAAATTCTACTGCGACGATCAGTGCATCGATTGCGATCTGTGCCGTGAGACGGCGCCGGCGAATTTCACGCGCAACGACGACGGCGGCCATTCTTACGTCTACAAGCAGCCCGAGACTCCCGAAGAGGAGGCTCTCTGCATCGAGGCGATGGAAGGCTGCCCGGTCGAAGCGATCGGCAACGACGCTTAATCGCGTCGCCGCGGAGGCGATTTCATGATCTCGAAATCGCTTCGCCGCCGCGTCGTCGAAGAATGGCGCGGCCTTCCCGAAAAGCCCGAGGGGCGTCCTCTGGTTGTCGTTTCCGACGCCATCGACGCCCTCATCAGGAAACTCGGTCTTACCGAGCGCATCAACGAAGGCGATATTCTCGCCGCGTGGCGCGAGGTCGTCGGTGATTTTGTCGCCCAGCACTCCCGGCCGTCGCGGCTGGTGAACGGCGTGCTCCATGTCGAGGTGCAGCAATCGAGCGTGCGTTACGAACTCGACCGCACCTGGCGCCCCGAGATTCTTCGCAAGCTTCAGGCGCGCTTCGGCAGGAACGCCGTGAGGGAAATCCGTCTGTAATTTATCCGTGCCCTTCGCGGGCTCCGTGCTTCAATCTCTGCCCGTGCTCCGCAACCTCCTTCTCGACTGGTCCGGCACGCTGGCGGACGACCTCGGCCCCGTTCTCAAGGCGACGAATGCGATTTTTCGGCAATATGGCCGAAAGGGTTTGAGTCGCGAAGAGTTCCGCACGCATTTCCGGCTGCCCTTCTCCGAGTTCTACGCGGAGTTTCTTCCCGAGGCTACGCTCGAGGGTCTGGAGCCGCTCTACGAAAAGTTCTTCGCGGGCCTCCACGACGAGGTCGAACTGCTGCCCGGCGCCCGGGAGTTTCTCGAATTCTGCCACCGCTCGCAGCGGCGGATTTTCCTGCTCAGCACGATCAAGGCGAACCATTTCGAGGCGCAGGCGGGTCGGCTGAGAGTGCGGGACGCCTTCGAGTTTCCCTACGTGGAGATCATGGACAAGCGGGAGAAGATTCGTGAAATTCTCGCGACGCACCGCCTGGATCCGCAGGAGACGGCCTTCGTCGGGGACATGGTGCACGACATCGAGACGGCCCGGCACGGAGGCGTGATGTCGATCGCAGTGCTCACCGGCTTCGATTCCCTGGAGAAGCTGGCGCCGGCCCGGCCCGACGTGATCGTGACCGGCTTGCCGGCATTGCAAAAGCTGCTCGGCGGCATGACGGTGATTGGCGGCCCCCTGCTTGCGACGTCGCCCGCGTGAACATGTCCGGCGACTGGATCGAAATTCGCGGCCTCGAGGTCGACACTCACATCGGAGTGCCGGAGACGGAGCGCGCCACCCCGCAGCGGCTGCTCGTGGACGTGCGTCTGAAGCCTCCGCGCCGCTTTTCGGAAATGCCCGATTCCATCGCGGCCACGGTCGACTAT from Chthoniobacterales bacterium includes the following:
- a CDS encoding ferredoxin, yielding MADVANKYPENVAGKFYCDDQCIDCDLCRETAPANFTRNDDGGHSYVYKQPETPEEEALCIEAMEGCPVEAIGNDA
- a CDS encoding DUF721 domain-containing protein → MISKSLRRRVVEEWRGLPEKPEGRPLVVVSDAIDALIRKLGLTERINEGDILAAWREVVGDFVAQHSRPSRLVNGVLHVEVQQSSVRYELDRTWRPEILRKLQARFGRNAVREIRL
- a CDS encoding HAD hydrolase-like protein — translated: MPFAGSVLQSLPVLRNLLLDWSGTLADDLGPVLKATNAIFRQYGRKGLSREEFRTHFRLPFSEFYAEFLPEATLEGLEPLYEKFFAGLHDEVELLPGAREFLEFCHRSQRRIFLLSTIKANHFEAQAGRLRVRDAFEFPYVEIMDKREKIREILATHRLDPQETAFVGDMVHDIETARHGGVMSIAVLTGFDSLEKLAPARPDVIVTGLPALQKLLGGMTVIGGPLLATSPA